A stretch of the Carassius carassius chromosome 50, fCarCar2.1, whole genome shotgun sequence genome encodes the following:
- the LOC132133684 gene encoding uncharacterized protein LOC132133684, whose amino-acid sequence MPSPKQEHKTYNKKQYCLYCFKPYSKMARHLEFVHRNEVGVVKAVAFPKHSKERRVQLNLLRKRGNFAHNTDVVRQGHGEMIACYRPKNRQRANEFIHCIYCQGLYNKRSLWKHIKNCPLKPKNEDAQGRKRVRSLCALNTPVGLEVSKGFKKVLSFMNYDEVSRVVHTDRCIMQLGEHMFNRMGSDVTKHDYIRQKMREVGRLLLEARKITPLRTMVDFIIPTNFKHVIAAVKVVSGYDEEKNSYRIPSLALKLGHSLNKISSIVESNAMMYGDHERAECARDFRKIHQARWNEYISAGAITTLKEAKWNTPQIIPFTQDVKVLHTHLEKKHNELLSKLRSCPSADSYAALAKVTLSQVILFNRRREGEVSRMLLSAFKSRDTSELHEDIAICLSEFERKLCLHFSRVEIRGKRGRKVPVLLKPSMVSAMELLVETRELCCVPAENPFMFARCGAMSAYRGGECINKAACECGIKNPEALSSTRLRKHIATMSKILNLNENEADQLADFLGHDIRIHRQYYRLPEGTLQLAKMSKVLMAMEKGTLSDYKGKKLDDIEIDPNEQLEAQGDSMSSDEEDSSDLSQSTAPVKTDQPVQSDQAVSQEDQGSSNAPKKKWEDSEVKAVERHMMSFIKTCKVPGKQDCERCIHAEPEALKQRTWTGVKNYVRNKITTLKRKGGL is encoded by the exons ATGCCATCACCAAAGCAGGAACACAAGACGTACAACAAAAAGCAGTATTGCCTTTATTGCTTTAAGCCATATTCAAAAATGGCCAGACACCTTGAATTTGTCCATCGCAATGAAGtgggggttgtaaaggcagtagCATTTCCAAAACATTCCAAAGAAAGACGAGTCCAGTTAAACCTCCTTAGAAAAAGGGGCAACTTTGCCCACAACACCGATGTGGTGAGACAAGGACATGGGGAGATGATTGCCTGCTACCGTCCAAAAAATAGACAAAGAGCCAATGAATTTATTCACTGCATTTACTGCCAAGGGCTTTATAACAAGCGTAGCCTTTGGAAACATATCAAAAACTGTCCCCTGAAACCAAAAAATGAGGATGCCCAGGGCAGGAAAAGAGTTCGATCCCTGTGTGCTCTAAACACACCAGTCGGCTTAGAAGTGAGCAAAGGATTTAAGAAAGTACTCTCCTTTATGAACTATGATGAAGTTTCGCGTGTAGTTCATACTGACAGATGCATCATGCAGCTGGGGGAGCACATGTTCAACAGGATGGGGTCTGATGTGACCAAACATGACTACATCAGACAGAAGATGAGAGAAGTAGGCAGACTTCTTCTTGAAGCAAGGAAGATTACCCCACTGAGAACAATGGTAGACTTCATCATACCAACTAACTTCAAACATGTCATAGCAGCTGTTAAAGTTGTATCTGGCTATGATGAAGAGAAAAACTCCTACCGCATTCCTTCTTTAGCTCTCAAACTTGGGCATTCTTTAAACAAGATATCTAGCATTGTTGAGAGCAATGCCATGATGTATGGAGATCATGAGCGTGCTGAGTGTGCCCGAGACTTCAGGAAAATACACCAGGCAAGGTGGAATGAGTACATTTCTGCTGGTGCTATAACTACATTGAAAGAAGCCAAGTGGAACACACCACAGATCATTCCTTTCACTCAGGATGTCAAAGTCCTGCACACACATCTTGAAAAGAAACACAATGAGCTCCTAAGTAAGCTCAGATCTTGCCCTTCTGCTGACAGCTACGCTGCTCTAGCCAAGGTCACGCTGTCCCAGGTCATCCTGTTCAACCGAAGGAGAGAAGGTGAGGTATCCCGGATGCTTTTGTCAGCTTTTAAAAGCAGGGATACTTCTGAGCTACACGAAGACATTgccatctgtctgtctgagttTGAGAGGAAGCTGTGTCTGCACTTCTCAAGAGTTGAGATCCGTGGTAAACGAGGGAGAAAGGTTCCTGTGCTCCTCAAGCCTTCCATGGTTTCTGCCATGGAGCTGCTTGTTGAAACGCGTGAGCTTTGTTGTGTTCCAGCAGAGAATCCCTTTATGTTTGCTAGGTGTGGAGCAATGTCTGCCTACAGAGGAGGAGAGTGCATCAACAAAGCTGCTTGCGAATGTGGCATAAAGAACCCTGAAGCACTGTCATCAACTAGGCTCAGGAAACACATAGCAACCATGTCTAAAATTCTAAACCTTAATGAGAATGAAGCAGACCAACTGGCTGATTTCCTTGGTCATGATATCAGAATCCACAGACAGTATTATCGGTTACCAGAGGGAACACTGCAGCTGGCAAAAATGAGTAAAGTCCTAATGGCCATGGAGAAAGGAACACTGTCTGACTACAAAGGAAAGAAACTTGATGACATTGAAATCGACCCAAATG aGCAACTTGAGGCCCAAGGTGATTCCATGTCAAGTGATGAGGAGGATTCCAGTGACCTATCTCAGTCAACAGCACCAGTAAAGACTGATCAACCCGTTCAATCTGATCAAGCTGTTTCACAGGAGGATCAAG gTTCTTCAAATGCTCCAAAAAAGAAATGGGAGGACAGTGAGGTAAAAGCAGTAGAGAGACACATGATGAGTTTCATCAAGACATGCAAAGTTCCTGGTAAGCAAGACTGTGAAAGATGCATTCACGCAGAGCCAGAAGCTTTGAAGCAGCGAACATGGACTGGTGTGAAAAATTATGTGCGGAACAAGATCACGACTCTTAAAAGAAAGGGTGGTTTGTAG